One window from the genome of Chaetodon trifascialis isolate fChaTrf1 chromosome 20, fChaTrf1.hap1, whole genome shotgun sequence encodes:
- the ccnb1 gene encoding G2/mitotic-specific cyclin-B1: MALRVTRNRLASTRTDLGGKACSVTGPSLKPRAALGEIGNITANKEAQKKTIKTEAAKKTKVTTKAEKAAVVEQPKNVVPVEPKPEVPVLPEPASPTPMETSGCEPADLCQAFSDVILHTAIRDVDADDYDNPMLCSEYVKDIYKYLRQLEVEQNVRPTFLQGQEVTGNMRAILIDWLVQVSLKFRLLQETMYMTVGIIDRFLQDNPVPKKQLQLVGVTAMFLASKYEEMYPPEISDFAYVTDRAYTTAQIRDMEMTILRVLKFQLGRPLPLQFLRRASKICEVTAELHTLAKYLLELTMVDYEMVHFPPSMVASASLALALKVLNAGEWDVTLQHYMDYTAESLIPVMAHIAKNVVKVNEGQTKHMAVKGKYSTSKQMRIATISQLKSSVVKDLAKQLTQ; encoded by the exons ATGGCTCTTCGAGTAACCAGA AATCGCTTGGCCTCCACCAGGACCGACCTCGGAGGAAAGGCCTGCTCGGTGACCGGGCCTTCACTGAAGCCTCGAGCAGCCCTCGGCGAAATCGGAAACATCACAGCTAACAAAGAAGCACAGAAAAAG ACTATCAAGACCGAGGCTGCCAAGAAGACCAAAGTCAccacaaaagctgaaaaagcagcagttgTTGAACAACCAAAAAATGTTGTTCCTGTTGAACCAAAGCCTGAGGTGCCG GTTCTGCCTGAACCAGCGTCCCCTACTCCGATGGAGACTTCAGGCTGTGAGCCCGCTGACCTCTGTCAAGCGTTTTCAGATGTCATTCTTCACACCGCTATAAGGGATGTGGATGCAGACGACTACGACAACCCCATGCTCTGCAGTGAATATGTGAAAGACATCTACAAATACCTCCGACAACTAGAG GTTGAGCAAAATGTCAGGCCCACTTTCCTGCAGGGCCAGGAAGTGACTGGTAACATGCGGGCTATTCTCATAGACTGGCTTGTGCAAGTCAGCCTTAAGTTCCGTCTACTGCAGGAGACAATGTATATGACCGTGGGAATCATTGACCGCTTTCTCCAG GACAACCCAGTGCCcaagaagcagctgcagctggttgGCGTGACTGCCATGTTCCTTGCTTCCAAATATGAGGAGATGTATCCCCCTGAGATCTCAGACTTCGCCTATGTGACAGACAGGGCCTACACCACCGCTCAGATCAGAGACATGGAGATGACAATCCTCCGGGTGCTCAAGTTCCAACTGGGGCGCCCCCTTCCCCTGCAGTTCCTCAGGAGGGCCTCAAAGATTTGCGAG GTAACTGCTGAGCTCCACACCCTGGCAAAATACCTCCTTGAGCTCACCATGGTGGACTACGAGATGGTTCATTTCCCTCCTTCAATGGTGGCAAGTGCTTCTTTGGCTCTTGCCCTCAAGGTCTTAAATGCTGGTGAATGG GATGTGACACTGCAGCACTACATGGATTACACAGCAGAGAGTTTAATTCCTGTGATGGCGCACATTGCTAAGAATGTTGTGAAAGTGAATGAAGGGCAGACCAAACACATG GCGGTAAAAGGCAAATACTCGACTTCAAAGCAGATGAGGATCGCCACCATCTCACAGCTCAAATCTTCAGTGGTGAAGGACCTTGCAAAGCAGCTCACCCAGTGA
- the pmchl gene encoding pro-melanin-concentrating hormone, like — MRQSLIFAAALLFQCYALSEALPMGKTEDSSLEQDTFTLPLSDELAENSLGDADLATMGKTRGPRVIVVADPSLWKDLRELHNGLSLYKRRADDHSQVIEHRDASHDLSIPILRRDTMRCMVGRVYRPCWEV, encoded by the coding sequence ATGAGACAGTCACTCATCTTCGCTGCAGCACTCTTGTTCCAGTGCTATGCACTATCAGAGGCGTTACCCATGGGCAAGACTGAAGACAGCTCCTTGGAGCAAGATACTTTCACCTTGCCGCTGAGTGACGAGCTGGCAGAAAACAGCCTCGGCGATGCAGATCTGGCCACCATGGGTAAAACCAGAGGGCCGAGGGTAATTGTCGTCGCCGATCCAAGCCTGTGGAAGGACCTGCGGGAGCTGCACAATGGGCTGTCCCTCTACAAACGGAGAGCTGACGACCACAGCCAGGTCATCGAGCACAGAGATGCCAGCCACGACCTGAGCATCCCCATCCTGAGGAGAGACACGATGAGGTGCATGGTGGGACGGGTGTACCGGCCATGCTGGGAAGTCTAG
- the spag8 gene encoding sperm-associated antigen 8 yields MTEQRATVENKTGKCILHNRMEEGTAAALDTEETRAKILRHGHRGILRMDQESKMESITTHKANYLPPKSPGVRLRGIRGELLEKHITQMISERIHAEQKPTTPKAEFCSTTQKDFCVDGFVPLTPATTQVHDYKTDQAITFWTENCQRIQGVTAIRTLKAPFRKSALFSTPISERLDEIDLPPDD; encoded by the exons ATGACCGAACAACGGGCCactgtggaaaataaaaccgGAAAATGCATCTTACACAACCGGATGGAAGAG GGGACTGCTGCAGCTCTTGACACAGAGGAGACCAGGGCCAAAATCCTGAGACATGGACACAGAGGGATTCTCAGGATGGACCAGGAGTCTAAAATGGAGAGTATCACCACACATAAAGCCAATTACCTCCCTCCAAAGAGTCCAGGGGTGAGGCTGCGGG GCATCAGAGGCGAGCTTCTGGAAAAACACATCACTCAGATGATAAG TGAGAGGATTCACGCTGAACAGAAACCAACAACTCCCAAAGCCGAGTTCTGCTCCACAACTCAGAAGGATTTCTGTGTTGATGGATTTGTGCCTCTTACCCCTGCAACAACACAA GTTCATGATTATAAAACTGACCAGGCCATCACATTTTGGACTGAAAATTGTCAGCGGATACAG GGTGTGACTGCCATACGCACCCTGAAAGCACCTTTCAGGAAGTCAGCCCTGTTCAGCACACCCATCAGTGAGCGGCTGGACGAGATCGACCTCCCACCTGATGACTGA